GCTTTCTGTGGTTCAAACAACTTATGCTCCACTACTTGGGCAATCGCGTCGACACCCAGCCGGGTGTCATACTCAATGACACGCAACGGGACACGGTAGCGCCCTGACAACACCATGTAGAGGAGGAAAACCTCCTGCTCGTTCGTAGGCTTCGGGAGGCGCAGTGAGGCCTCGTCATCAAGCAATTCCAACACTTTGACTTCGGTCGGCTGAACATCGCCACCGTTCTTCTGGAACCACTGGGTGACGGCCTCCGCCCGCGTATTCATAGCTTCGATTTCCTTCGAGCGACGCCCATGAACGACAGCGGACTGAAGATTCACAATCCACTCACGGAACGCGTCTTCTTTAAGCGCTTCCGCAATTCTGTCGGAGACCAGCGACACGATTTTCTCCTCGTGCTCGCGGACGTTCGCCATGCCGTTGCGGTTCGCCGTGAGCACCAGAGCCTGATGGTTCACGAACACCTGCCAGAAGCGCGTACGGCTCAGGTCGAATCGCAGTCGCTTCTTAACCTTCTCGGTTGCACGAGTTAGCGCGGCTTGGAGTAGATCGTTGCGCTGAACGACGGGCACAAAATCCTTGCACAACCAGAGCCCGAAGCGCTCATCAAAGTCGTACTCGCCGCCCACAGGCTGGCGTGAGCCCTCCAAGTAGGAGTTGAGTTGCCGCCGCTGGCCTTCGACACGCATCACCAGCGCGTACGGAGATGCGTCCATGAAGCCGTCGACGGGGGTAAGACACAAGGCCGTCAGGTCGTCCCGGACACGAACCGCGCCTCGCTCTGCCTCATGGTGATCCGCGAAGCGGTGGCCGAAGGCTGCCATGCCGGGATGATCCTTGGCCCACCGGTCCTTGTCTTCCTTCCAAGCCAGGAGGAAGTCGGCTGCAGGCTTGGTGGGCCCAAACCCCAGCGGTCGGTAGGCATCTTCACCGTTCACCCGTAGGTGAATCGTCATGGGAACAAGGGGCGACTCATGGATGCGAAGACGAGCAAGATCCTTCTTGTGATGAACAGTATCGTGGAACTCGCTCCT
This genomic stretch from Hyalangium gracile harbors:
- a CDS encoding ATP-binding protein, which encodes MTLIQRRIDQRNLVRELANNKVDALELIREALANARDHGASSVWIRTARGAPPALPIDVLIINDGEGMTEAQLEAFWGISASVKPPGGGSIGYKGHGTKLYFAARRLSVASRAEGAAEWTLTTLDNPLESDSRVVDQVPLPAEHVLGKELEHLGLLSRKGVAILVEGCHFRDAAERFMSRRAIETYCDWFTVIGDIRSGVFDSRSEFHDTVHHKKDLARLRIHESPLVPMTIHLRVNGEDAYRPLGFGPTKPAADFLLAWKEDKDRWAKDHPGMAAFGHRFADHHEAERGAVRVRDDLTALCLTPVDGFMDASPYALVMRVEGQRRQLNSYLEGSRQPVGGEYDFDERFGLWLCKDFVPVVQRNDLLQAALTRATEKVKKRLRFDLSRTRFWQVFVNHQALVLTANRNGMANVREHEEKIVSLVSDRIAEALKEDAFREWIVNLQSAVVHGRRSKEIEAMNTRAEAVTQWFQKNGGDVQPTEVKVLELLDDEASLRLPKPTNEQEVFLLYMVLSGRYRVPLRVIEYDTRLGVDAIAQVVEHKLFEPQKACARVEFKFTLQGNRAVNHFFDAIDAFICWSVLSTGELPEAGDAPRSGTLRKRTKPLLASGLDAYELEYIDPKGASRTLPVIVLDRLFAKPKKAPKKEK